AGAGCGGGGCGTGTCCCATCTGCAATCTCTTCCTTAAACCAGGCTGTGGGGACCAAGAAGCCTAGCCAGGAAAATGGCTTTGGGTTAGGGCAGCAGCAGTGGAAGTCAACCTGGTGGCTTATGGTTCATAGCTCAATCCCTTACCCACTACACTAGATCTCGTGGTGTCACTGTTGACCAAACCCAAATGTTACCCATCCCAAATCAAGAAATGTTTGCTATTATTTTGTGCTGGGATGCCGTTAAGTGCCACAAAGTGGAGATTCTAGTTCATCGACAGGTAGACAACACAAATCTGACTACCTGAAATTCAgtatcagttaaaaaaaaaagtaaccagGTTGAAAAGGAAATCTGAGTTTAATTTTAAAATCCTATATGGAATGGCTACGCTTAAAAGCTGCCTTGCGACCTTTGTGAAACACTAGCTGATATTTGAGGTTAAGGATGACAAATggcagagatgcagaggagttagccgtgttagtctgtggtagcaaaatcaaaaagagtccagtagcacctttaagactaaccaattttattgtagcctaagctttcgagaatcaagttctcttcgtcagatgcatggtacagaaactggtcaaatatagaagaggaggggggaggaggggaggagagagaagatgcaattaggggttTTGCAGGCTTGTAGATTGACCTGGGGACTTGCAAGTCATTAGACATGCTAAAATCCCATGGAGCAGCAGTTTGATGGGTAGGTTACATCCCGCAGGTGCCATCCTCCACCCACCTCTTACTGCCCCAAGCAAATAATACACCTGCGTCTTGCTTTTCCTGGAGTCTActaatctcattagatctcagaagctaagcagtgcagccctggttagtacttggatgagagacctccaaggaagtccagggttgctatgcaaaagcaggctatggcaaaccagctctgaatgtctcttactatgacttgatggcaaaataataataacaaaagcaCCAAACATGCCTAATTCAGCTTCCCAAATGTTGACAGTTTGCAAAGTCCTATCAGGCATGCACACCTGGCACTGTAGTGAaaaactagcaaccaagcccttTGTTtacacaatgggctctagaaaatggcttCTGGAGTGCTGTGCTGTGGCACCAGGCCTTCCCACTGCTAtgctgggccttcccaggcctccagaggccctgaggaggctgctgtggtggcaggaaggtaagccatgttgccgatgactcactttttatccccgacTGCACCTGCGTGAGGATAAAAAGTTAGTCGTCatcaatacggcttgccttttacatAGTGGGATGCCTGAAAGAAGATGAGATCCGGTGCAGAGATCCGGTGCAGCAAAAGTGAGGCAATTGTGATGGTGGAGGCTCCCATCCTTCAAAATCTGCTGCCCGAGGCCACCATCCCACCATGCCTTATTGCAGACTCAGCCCTGATTCCCAGGTGTGGTGGGAAGGCATATGCTATAGCAACCTTGCCGAAACTCAGTACATCTGAGCCTGCTCTGTGACCATTTGGGAGGTTTTCTGGAAAGCTCCCATGGAAACCTCCTTGAAATCTATGATGGAAAAACTTGTACATTTCTAGTTACCAGGAGTTGTAAATAAGAGGCAGACGAAGGCTGTTGCTATCAACCTCCTTGTCAGCTATCCTGGGAAGGGTACTGGACACAACTGATCCTTTAGACACTGTCTAGCGGGAAGTTCTCCAGGGCAAATCCATTAGAAATAGAGATATATAAACATGACCCCTTCCTCCTCTTTGGCATTAAGAACCCTGGAGTTTCTCCCATGTTTACTGGGGGCGTTTCTGATTAGTTTGTTATGTCAGGCCATTTATACATTAAGTGCACATTTGTGCCATAATAAGGCACAAAttaaaaatgtgttgaaaaagACATTGATTTTATAGGGAAATTTCAACACAAGGAAACTCAACGATGCacggggaaaaaaaagaaagaagtttGAATTGCACAAGTGAGAAACTAAATGGAAAAAGATGTTAATGTCAAGACGGAAAGGCAGGGAAACCTGAGAACATCTCCGATTCAAGATGAATTAGGGCAGGAACAAGATGGCGTCCCCACAAACCCTCCTGACTTTTCAACAGGGCTCATGTGCAGCAATTGCCCCTTATAGATTACAGCTCTAGATATATGACCAGCAAAACAAGCAAAGCAATCCAAGAAGCTCTCTGTACGCTTCACTTGCAGGCTGCACAAAATTTGATTTTCAAGCCAAAAACAATAATTACAGGTGTGTGCATATGTTAAAAAAAAGTCCCATATGTGTTAATTTGAGGATATTTGTCCCTTTTGTTATCTCCCTGTTGCTCTAATGTCATTTCTCTTCCAGATCACTCCTTTTTCATTCCTGGGTTGATCATGTGATCCCCAATTGGCTGGGATTACCCATGGTAGtgaacaatttatttattaaacttttagcccgccctccccgcaagtaggctcaggacgggttacaatcataaataaattacaataggtAAAACCAGTAAAATGCATCTCAGTACCAGcatggatttcagcattccagatggtgcacccttccccccgtccctgcccaccatacacaagggaagaaaagggttgaGGTGTGGGTTGGCGAACGTCACCCCGATGCCGTCTTGCCACGCAGATTTAGCTACATGATAAGGTCACTGAAGGCAAGCGATGTCAATTAAGCATAAGGGCAACAATTTCTGGATTAGTCACATGGGTGATCCCAGCCAATCACGGATTTCATCATTGTGCTATGTAGCCAATCAGAATTCGAGATATCCCTGATGGCAACTGAGCGAGGCCAACGTAAACGAAGAGGCGAATGCGTACACACCTTTCAACACTGATGAAAATATTCCCACCAAATAAGTAACTATTTAAGCCTGATCCCAAGAGTTTCCACTCATCGGTGTTTCTTCACTTAGAAGGAGCCTTCAGGCTGCCTGACCCACCCCACGTTCTGGAGTCTTGCTCACCTTTGACAACAGTGATGTTCTGGGTCTGGATGCCAGTTAAGTCATTGGTGATTTTCACCTGACACTCGTATATGCCTTCATCGGCAGCAGTGAACCCATAGACGTTGAGGCACACCAGGTTCTCATAAATGGTGACATTGGCGCGGTTCTTGAAGACGCTGTCGGGCATACCAAGGTTGCTGGCCACCGTACGCATCGACCTGGAGTCCTTGCTCATGCGGAATTGGTAACCCAGGGGGTTCTCGGTCTTCTTCTCATAGCGACAGTCCAAGCGCAAGTTCTGACCGCTCAAGCAAGCCTTCAGGTCCCGTATGTTCTGGCACTGAGCAAGTTGAAAGACTGAGGAAAGCAAGGCAGTCGCTCTGTCACCAACAACGAAGGGATGAACAGTTCACCAAAGTGGAGCCACAATTCTGACCCACACAGTGCTAGTCAGAATCCCGCTAGCTCCGGCCAGACTGAGACGTGATTCTAACAGAGGCAAAAGCGCTTCCCTGAGGGACTTGCACTTGCCCCGTCCGTCACTGAAACTGGCCAAGTGTTTTTGCCCGCTCAGGGCCCAGCCTGGTTCACATAAGGGGTAACTGGGCCCCATCACTTGAAAAGAGGCAGACCCAACCAGAGTTAGGGTCAAGCtgtgagacgaattacacgaggaggagcatgtgaagggagtcgcaatgttagccaggaagctgaggtttaaaagacagattggaaggctctgccaatttcccctctctacagagccagtaaaGATCCCTCCTtggagggtttatttcctctttgcctcccgaaggctctgtcagtttcatctctccttctgcttcccagataacattgtgactcccttcacgtgctcctcctcgtataatttgtctcttgtagcttggctcttagactgcaggtggagggactgagagccaaactacaagtgactcctgacacaggttggacacttgtcagcttccctcaggttttgatgggaaatgtaggccgcttggtggaatgttggacaagtgacagttgaaaagtccattggacaggagtcagagagccaagctgcaagaccaggatccctacatttcccatcgaaacttgagggaagctgacaagtgtccaactagtgtcaggcgtcacctgtagcttggctctgagatgctcTTTTGCATTGAAAACTCCAAGAAAGAGGGCCAGGCCTGCTAACTCTTGCTGTACTGTTTTTTATTTGCCAGGCATTCCAAAGAGGTGGGACGGTTACAAAATGGGATCTTCTGCCTACACTCCAAAGCAGCAGTTGGTT
Above is a genomic segment from Eublepharis macularius isolate TG4126 chromosome 14, MPM_Emac_v1.0, whole genome shotgun sequence containing:
- the THY1 gene encoding thy-1 membrane glycoprotein, which codes for MKSTIGIAVLVTVFQLAQCQNIRDLKACLSGQNLRLDCRYEKKTENPLGYQFRMSKDSRSMRTVASNLGMPDSVFKNRANVTIYENLVCLNVYGFTAADEGIYECQVKITNDLTGIQTQNITVVKDKLEKCAGISVLLQNTSWLLLLLLSLPLLQAVDFVSL